A region of the Streptomyces sp. NBC_00442 genome:
TGTCCCCCTCGTTGGGCTGGGCCTGGGGGTGCGCCCCGGGAATGTGCAGCACGGCTGCGTCACCTCTCTGATAGGTCCACTGTCAGATCCGCTGTCGGAAGGAGTCTCGTACCGTCCTCTTGACGCCCGCTCGACCCGCCGCCGTACTTCCCCTTGAGCGACTCCCGCAGCTCGAGGGCCACCTCGCGCAGCAGCTCGGGAACCACGCGCTCGCGTACGAAGAAGTGGTCGCCGGGCATGGTCTGGAGGCGGAAGTGGGTCACCGAGTAGTCGGCCCACTCGGCCACCTCCCACAGCGGCGCGATCGGGTCGTCCCGGCCGGCCAGCGCCATCAGCGGGGTGCCCACCGCCTTGTCGGCGTTGACCTGGCACAGGGCTTCGCCGAGGCGCAGGTCGTCGCGGAGCGCGGGGATCACGTGTCGCTGCCACAGCGAGCGGTCCCGGCCGCCGGCCTCGGGCGGCGCCGCCTCCAAGTCGACCAGGAGATCGATGAGTTCGTGGTCCGGGAGCCGCGCCCCGCGCAACAGCGTGTTGCGCAGGTGCGGCGGCGGTACGGCGCCGATGACCAGACGGGCCGGCGGCAGCAGGCCGTCGTCCTCCAGGGTCCGGGTCAGCGCGTGGGCGACCAGGCCGCCGAGGCTGTGCCCGTACAGGAGGTAGGGCCGGTCGAGCAGGGGGGTGATCAACTCCCGCAGCTCGTTCATGAGGTCGGTGGCGTCGGTGATCCGGGCTTCCTTGGCGCGCGGGCCGCGGCCCGGAAGGAGCACCGGCACCACCTCGGCCGTGTCGCCCAGGATCTTCTGCCACTTGGCGAAGGAGGAGATACCGGCGCCCGCGTGGTGGAAGCAGAACAGCCAGGGCGTCACGGTGTCCTCCCGTGTGGCGCTCCCGGATCTCATTCGTCGATCAGGGCGACGGCCCGGGTCCAGCCCGCCCCCGCTCCGGCGATCTTCACGGGGAAGCAGGACACCCGGAAGCCGTGCGTGGGCAGGGTGTCGAGGTGGGCGAGCCGCTCGACCTGGCAGTACTCGCGGCGCCGGCCCGCGAAGTGCGCGGGCCACAGGACCGACGTGTCGCCCGTCTCCTGGAAGGTGCGGATCATGTGCCCGAAGGGCGCGTCCAGGCTCCAGGCGTCGGTGCCGATGACACGGACGCCGAGGTCGAGCAGGAAGTCGGTGGCTGGGCCGTCGAGCCCCGCGAAATCGGTGAAGTATCGTGGTGTGCCCGCGTGTTGGGATGCCCCCGTGTGCAGCATCACGATGTCGAGGGGCCGCGGGGTGTAGCCGGTCTCGGCGATCTGCTTCTCGATGCGCTCGACACCGATGGCGCCGATGCCGACATCGCTCACGTCCAGGACGACGGCCGGGCGCAGGAACCAGTCGAGCGGCATCTCGTCGATGTGCCGGGGCCGCCCGTAGTCACCGACCGACCCGTAGTGCGAGGGCGCGTCCACGTGGGTGCCGGTGTGGCTGGTCAGGGTGAGCGTGTCCAGGGAGAGGAGTTCGCCCCCGGGCAGGTCCGCCGGGTCGAAGTCGAGCCCGAAGTGCTCCTTCATCTCCGCCGCCATGTGCGCGGCGCCCTCGGCGGGCGTCATGATCTCGTGGACGATCGGGTCCGGTTCCCAGCCGGCCGCGTCCACGGGCGACGACAGATCGATGACTCGCAAGGTAACCCCCAGTGTCGTTGGCGACGTTCGGGGGGCACTGTGCGTCCGCCTCCTAGAGGCGGGATCGAGCCACGCACGCGTCGGACCCCGCCCTGTGGGGGGAGAGGGCGGGGTCCGGACGCGTTGCTGCCGGGCGGTCGGGCCGCCCGTGCGCCGCTCAGGCGGCGAAGAGGTCGAGCACCGGGCGGCGCCCGGCCAGGTGCGAGTCGAGCGCCGGGTCACCGGCGAGCACCGCGCGGTGCAGCTGCTGGAGCCGCGCCGACGGGTCGAGACCCAGCTCCTCGGCGAGCCCGCGCCGCAGGTTCTGGAACACGTCCAGCGCCTGCCACTGCCGGCCGGAGCGGTAGAGCGCCACCATGCACTGGGCGTGCAGGCCCTCGTGCAGCGGGTGACGAGCCGTCAAAGAAGTGAGTTCCGCGAGCAGTTGCATGTGCCGCCCGAGCCGCAGATCGGAGTCGATGCGCTGCTCCAGGACACCGAGCCTGCTCTCCTCCAGGCGCACCAGCTCGATCTCCAGGAGCGGGCCGAGGCGGACGTCCACCAGGGCGGGTCCGCGCCACATGCCGAGCGCGTCGCGGTAGAGGGCCGCCGCGCTCTCGTCGTCGCCGCGCTCGGCCGCGCCGCGCCCGGTCGCCACCAGACGGTCGTACTCGTGCACGTCCACGTCGCCCGGGGTCACTTCGAGGAGGTAGCCGCCGTGCCGGGTGGCCAGCACCTCGCGTGCGGTGTAGGGGCTGTCCGGGCCGAGCGCCCCCGCGATCAGCCGGCGCAGCTGAAGGATGTACGTCTGGAGGGTGGTCAGCGCGCTGCGGGGCATGTCGGCCCCCCAGATCTCCTCCATCAGCGTCGGCACGGGCATGACCTGGTTGGCGTACACCGAGAGCAGCGCCAGTATCTGACGGGGCTTGCCGGCGCTCGGGACGACCGACGTGCCGCCCGATTCGGCCGTGAGCGGACCGAGAACCTTGATCTCCATGGGATTCCTCCGGGGTCGGATCTGCCGGATGACCCGATGGTGTGCGCCACCCGGCTCCAAGCACCCTCAAAAGCTGTCACCCGGGCCCGAGTTGTGGCAGTGCCGGGCTCCTGAACCCGGCATGTGAGTGTCCTGGACACAGGTATGAAAGTTTCATGTGCATCCCGTGAGCGCGGCACTGGGGCGGATTCGTCCGACCCGGCAGAGTTCTGGACGTCGGGCCGACCAGGAGTCGAGTACCGGCGGCTAGGGGGACACGTTCCCCCGGGCCTTCACCAGTTGTCTGCCAGGGGGAAAACATGAACGCGAATCTCGGCCTCGGTCTCACCGTCTCCGCCAGTGACGACCTCGTGATCGAGGAGTTCGGACAGTCCTCCTACTCGTTGCAGGCCGCGCTCTACACCCAGTGCATCGCGAGTTCGCTGCTGGTCACCGAGTCCGCCCAGCACGCCTGATGGCATCTGTGCGGACCGCGGAGCCCCGCCTGGGGTTCAAGCCGCACCTGCGGGTCGAGCAGGTGCCGGGTGAAGCGGTGTACCTGATCTCCGACCAGCGGGTGACCGCTCTGCACGGCGAGCAGATCGCCTGCCTCGCCCCGCTCCTCGACGGCACCAGGCCTCTCGACCGGATAACGGCAGACGCCGGGGACACTCTCCAGGCGGGCCAGGCGGCCCGACTGGTCCAGCGCCTGAACGGCGCCGGGCTTCTCTCGGACCGCGGCCCGGCAGAGGTGGCACCCCAGATCGCGGCTGAGCAGGCGTACTGGGAGGCGGCGGGCCTGGACGGTACCGCCACGGTGGCTGATCGCCCGCACACGCTGGTACGGGCCCTCTCGGTGGGCAGCGCAGATGTACGGGCTCTGGTCGATTGCCTGACCACCGCGGGCCTGACCGCCCTCGCCCCCGAGAACGACTGCCCGGACGCGCTGACCGTCGTCCTCTGTGACGACTACCTCGACCCCGCCCTCGCCGTGGTGGACGCCGCTCACCGTGCGGCAGGCCGCCGCTGGCTTCCGGTGAAGACCGAGGGAACCGAGCAGTGGATCGGCCCGTTCTTCGGGGACCCCGACGGGCCCTGCTGGTCCTGCCTGGCCGAACGCCTGTGGCGGTCCCGCCCCGTGGAGGCCCACGTCCAGCGGATGCTGGGACGATCAGGCCCGGTGCTCCGACCCTCGTGCGCTCTGCCGGCCGCACGAGTGGCCGCCATGCAGACCGCCGCGTTCGAAGCGGCCAAGTGGCTCTCGGGATACCGGCACTCCAGCCAGCTGTCCCTGCGAACGATCGATGGGCTCACTCTCGCCGACGAGCTCCACCCGGTGGTGAGGCGTCCGCAGTGCGCGGAGTGCGGCGAGCCGGGTATGACAGCCGCGCACGTGCAGACACCTGTGGTGCTGCGATCGCGCTTGAAGGTTGATACGGGCGGCGGCGGACACCGCACGATGAGCCTGGATCAATTCATGCACCGCTACGGTCACTTGATCGACCCGGTGACTGGTCTCGTCCGCGAAATCCGGCGTGACCCCCGCGGCCCCGAGTTCTTCAACTCGTTCTGCGCCGGGACCAATCCCGCCGCCGGCAAGGGCGGGATCGGCGGGATACGGGCCGGACTGCGCTCCACCTGCGGTGGCAAGGGAGCCACCGAACTGCAGGCCAGGGTAGGTGCGCTGGCGGAGGCCCTTGAGCGTCACTCCGGCCAGTTCGAGGGTACGGAAACCGTCGTGCGCGGCAGCTTCGCCACTCTCACCGACGAGGCCGTCCACCCCGACACCGTGCAGCTCTACGACCCCCGGCAGTTCGGCGGACGTGCGGAGTGGAACGCGGCGCACGGCCCCTTCCAGCACATCTGTGATCCGTTCGACGAGGAGGCGGAGACCGACTGGACACCCATATGGTCGGTCACCGAAGAGCGCCGGAAACTGCTGCCCACCGCACTGCTCTATTACGGAGTGACGCAGTCGCCGGGCCACGTCTCCTTCTTGAGCACCTCCAACGGCACCGCCGCCGGCGCCAGTCTGGAAGACGCGGTGCTCCAGGGGTTCCTCGAACTCGTCGAGCGTGATGCCCTCGCCCTGTGGTGGTACAATCGGACTCGTCAGCCCGGCGTCGACCTCGACGCTTTCGACGATCCCTGGATCGCCGAACTCCAGCGTGTACATGCGTCGTTGGACCGGGAAGTGTGGGTACTCGACCTGACCGCCGACCTCGGAATCCCCGTGATGGCCGCCCTTTCGAGGCGTACGGACCGCGCGTCGGGGCAGGCGGAAGACATCATGCTCGGCTTCGGCGCCCACTTCGACCCCGCGATCGCGCTGCGCCGCGCCCTGACCGAGCTCAACCAGATGATGCCGCACGTGGTGACAGCGGACGGCGGCATGTCCCGCACGCTGACCGAGGACCCGGACATACAGGAGTGGCTGCGCACTGCGGCAGTCCTGGCCTACCCCTATCTGGCCCCTTCGGACGCGGCGCCCACCGGTCCGGACACGCACCTCTACACGCCGCACGACGACCTGCGTGACGACATCGTGGCAGCAGTGGAGATCCTCAAGGCCAAGGGGCTGGAACTCCTGGTCCTCGACCAGACAAGACCCGATGTCGGACTGCCGGTGGTCAAGGTGGTGGTGCCCGGACTCAGACCCCACTGGGCCCGCTACGCTCCCGGACGCCTCTTCGACGTCCCCGTGGAGCTCGGCAGACTGGCCGCGCCGACCCCGTACGAGGACCTCAACCCGGTCCCCCTCTTCCTCTGAACCCGCTGGACCCGCACGTCGCACGCGCACACCACACCCTGCCCGGTGGAAGGACCCCCCTCATGCGTATCGACCGCCTCGCGGCCCGTGAACTCGGCGAGTTCTGGTCGCTGCGTGAGGACGTCATGGTCCTGTTCGGCCAGAACACCGTGCTGCGCACGCCCTGGGGGGAGCTGCGTCTGGAACGGCCGGGCCCGCTGCTGCGCGAGGCGCTGCACCGGATGCAGCTCGGCCCCGTGTCGCTGGGCAACGTGGTGCCGGGCTTCCCCGGCTATGACGTGCCCGAGGGCGAGTGGAACGGGGCGTCCAGGCAGCTGCTCCGCGCCCTGTCACCGCTCCAGCACGTCATCGTGCGTCACCTCGCGATCGGTGCCTCACCGCTCCTGAGTGTGGTTCCGATCTCACCCCGCGCCAGATTCCGCCCGCCCTCGGTGGCCCCAGGAGGCGAACTCCGTGTGCCGAAGGAAGCAGTGCTGCGCGGGCCGGGGCGCGACCCTGTGATCGCGTACGAGGGTGGTGATCATCGCGTCGAGCTGCACGGCCCGGACGCTCCGCGACTGCTCGTCCACCTACAGGGCGGGAAGGGCGATTTCCAGTCACCGCTCGATGTTCCGCTGCCGCAGGCGGTGGTGCGTGCCGCCCGCGCCTACGCGGTCGCCGCGGGCGTGCTCTCGGCGGTTGATCTCAACGGTGCGGCCCGGCTGTGAAAACCGGTCGAGCACTACAGGTTCGGCCGCCGGATTGCCTATGATCCGGTCCGGAGACGTGCTTCTGACCGGGCACCGAAAGCCATGGGGGACAGTTGAAAGCGGAAATAGTCGACGAGGCGGAGGTCTTCTTCGCTGATGTCGGCCATCAGGTG
Encoded here:
- a CDS encoding AfsR/SARP family transcriptional regulator translates to MEIKVLGPLTAESGGTSVVPSAGKPRQILALLSVYANQVMPVPTLMEEIWGADMPRSALTTLQTYILQLRRLIAGALGPDSPYTAREVLATRHGGYLLEVTPGDVDVHEYDRLVATGRGAAERGDDESAAALYRDALGMWRGPALVDVRLGPLLEIELVRLEESRLGVLEQRIDSDLRLGRHMQLLAELTSLTARHPLHEGLHAQCMVALYRSGRQWQALDVFQNLRRGLAEELGLDPSARLQQLHRAVLAGDPALDSHLAGRRPVLDLFAA
- a CDS encoding cyclase family protein, translated to MRVIDLSSPVDAAGWEPDPIVHEIMTPAEGAAHMAAEMKEHFGLDFDPADLPGGELLSLDTLTLTSHTGTHVDAPSHYGSVGDYGRPRHIDEMPLDWFLRPAVVLDVSDVGIGAIGVERIEKQIAETGYTPRPLDIVMLHTGASQHAGTPRYFTDFAGLDGPATDFLLDLGVRVIGTDAWSLDAPFGHMIRTFQETGDTSVLWPAHFAGRRREYCQVERLAHLDTLPTHGFRVSCFPVKIAGAGAGWTRAVALIDE
- a CDS encoding TOMM precursor leader peptide-binding protein — protein: MASVRTAEPRLGFKPHLRVEQVPGEAVYLISDQRVTALHGEQIACLAPLLDGTRPLDRITADAGDTLQAGQAARLVQRLNGAGLLSDRGPAEVAPQIAAEQAYWEAAGLDGTATVADRPHTLVRALSVGSADVRALVDCLTTAGLTALAPENDCPDALTVVLCDDYLDPALAVVDAAHRAAGRRWLPVKTEGTEQWIGPFFGDPDGPCWSCLAERLWRSRPVEAHVQRMLGRSGPVLRPSCALPAARVAAMQTAAFEAAKWLSGYRHSSQLSLRTIDGLTLADELHPVVRRPQCAECGEPGMTAAHVQTPVVLRSRLKVDTGGGGHRTMSLDQFMHRYGHLIDPVTGLVREIRRDPRGPEFFNSFCAGTNPAAGKGGIGGIRAGLRSTCGGKGATELQARVGALAEALERHSGQFEGTETVVRGSFATLTDEAVHPDTVQLYDPRQFGGRAEWNAAHGPFQHICDPFDEEAETDWTPIWSVTEERRKLLPTALLYYGVTQSPGHVSFLSTSNGTAAGASLEDAVLQGFLELVERDALALWWYNRTRQPGVDLDAFDDPWIAELQRVHASLDREVWVLDLTADLGIPVMAALSRRTDRASGQAEDIMLGFGAHFDPAIALRRALTELNQMMPHVVTADGGMSRTLTEDPDIQEWLRTAAVLAYPYLAPSDAAPTGPDTHLYTPHDDLRDDIVAAVEILKAKGLELLVLDQTRPDVGLPVVKVVVPGLRPHWARYAPGRLFDVPVELGRLAAPTPYEDLNPVPLFL
- a CDS encoding thioesterase II family protein, which gives rise to MTPWLFCFHHAGAGISSFAKWQKILGDTAEVVPVLLPGRGPRAKEARITDATDLMNELRELITPLLDRPYLLYGHSLGGLVAHALTRTLEDDGLLPPARLVIGAVPPPHLRNTLLRGARLPDHELIDLLVDLEAAPPEAGGRDRSLWQRHVIPALRDDLRLGEALCQVNADKAVGTPLMALAGRDDPIAPLWEVAEWADYSVTHFRLQTMPGDHFFVRERVVPELLREVALELRESLKGKYGGGSSGRQEDGTRLLPTADLTVDLSER